The following proteins are encoded in a genomic region of Roseinatronobacter sp. S2:
- a CDS encoding DUF4055 domain-containing protein, with product MTRIHHRTYQRRRAQYDRIRHALDGQDAMRANASLYLRRPKGLTTDEWLQYLKGAHFFPVADTTLRTMLGLAFRKDPKFKVPPRLEPMLQNASFDGRSMEVLSTDILREILSVGRCAAVLDFPVTGTTPTSTPHLSYFNAESILDWSMGLVNGVRRLTYLRLHEDNEDLEDTGYEQHLVMTLEPALTIRRYHVAIGRDGDAQESQVDEEIIPTVRGGPLFYIPAVIFGPYNLEPDTEKPPMLDLVDVNVAHWENSANLEHALWLSAMPTPVITGSLNEDQRPQAIGPASLWMLPEGTTAFFLSAPSDAHESLRRAMQDKESRMNSLGATMILSGVRRSEAAETASLRMANDTATLQSSINTMEAGVRTLLTWAADWVQPGEVIVEFNKDLVSTTITPQLVTALLAAVNAGAMSRESFIEKLRKGEVIDRPVEEEMALIEEEGGEMGVVQQLFQNATR from the coding sequence TTGACTCGAATCCACCACCGCACCTACCAGCGCCGCCGCGCTCAGTACGACCGCATCCGGCACGCCCTCGACGGCCAGGACGCGATGCGCGCGAACGCGTCGCTCTACCTGCGCCGACCGAAGGGCCTGACCACCGACGAGTGGCTCCAGTACCTGAAAGGCGCGCACTTCTTCCCCGTCGCCGACACGACACTCCGCACCATGCTCGGCCTCGCCTTCCGCAAGGACCCGAAGTTCAAGGTCCCGCCCCGGCTCGAACCGATGCTCCAGAATGCCTCGTTCGACGGGCGCTCGATGGAAGTTCTGTCTACGGACATCCTGCGCGAGATTCTGTCCGTTGGGCGCTGCGCCGCCGTCCTCGACTTCCCCGTGACAGGCACGACGCCCACGAGCACGCCGCACCTGTCCTACTTCAACGCGGAGTCGATCCTGGATTGGAGCATGGGGCTCGTCAACGGGGTTCGCCGACTGACCTACCTGCGCTTGCATGAAGACAACGAGGACCTGGAAGACACCGGCTACGAACAACACCTGGTCATGACACTGGAACCGGCCCTGACCATCCGTCGGTACCACGTCGCAATCGGGCGCGACGGGGACGCGCAAGAATCCCAGGTGGACGAGGAGATCATCCCGACCGTCCGTGGCGGGCCCCTGTTCTACATCCCGGCTGTGATCTTCGGGCCCTACAACCTGGAGCCTGACACAGAGAAACCGCCCATGCTCGACCTCGTGGACGTCAACGTCGCGCATTGGGAGAACAGCGCGAACCTCGAGCACGCCCTCTGGCTGTCCGCGATGCCGACTCCCGTGATCACGGGTTCCCTCAACGAGGACCAGAGGCCGCAAGCCATCGGGCCCGCGTCGCTCTGGATGCTGCCCGAAGGTACGACGGCGTTCTTCCTGTCCGCCCCGTCGGACGCCCACGAGAGCCTGCGTCGTGCGATGCAGGACAAAGAGTCGCGCATGAACTCCCTGGGCGCGACCATGATCCTGTCTGGCGTCCGTCGCAGCGAGGCGGCGGAAACCGCCTCGCTGCGCATGGCAAACGACACGGCCACCCTGCAATCGTCGATCAACACGATGGAGGCCGGTGTCCGGACGCTTCTGACCTGGGCCGCGGATTGGGTCCAGCCTGGCGAGGTCATCGTCGAGTTCAACAAGGACCTGGTTTCCACGACCATCACGCCCCAGCTTGTCACGGCACTCCTGGCCGCTGTCAACGCGGGCGCAATGTCGCGGGAGTCCTTCATCGAGAAGCTGCGCAAGGGCGAGGTGATCGACCGCCCAGTCGAGGAAGAAATGGCCCTGATCGAGGAGGAAGGCGGCGAGATGGGCGTCGTCCAGCAGTTGTTCCAAAACGCGACGAGGTAG
- a CDS encoding AlpA family transcriptional regulator — MTLEKLGQEMADLRSVVLRANAPEVMTPGEAAEFLGVTTETLYRWRKDAWGPKYSQVNARIVRYLRDDLVAFLREKQG; from the coding sequence ATGACTCTTGAGAAACTTGGCCAGGAAATGGCCGATCTGCGTTCCGTCGTGTTGCGCGCGAACGCCCCCGAAGTGATGACCCCAGGAGAGGCCGCCGAGTTCCTCGGCGTCACGACGGAAACCCTTTATCGCTGGCGCAAAGACGCCTGGGGCCCGAAGTACTCGCAGGTCAATGCGCGCATCGTGCGCTATCTGCGCGACGACCTGGTCGCGTTCCTGCGGGAGAAGCAGGGATGA
- a CDS encoding tyrosine-type recombinase/integrase translates to MPQIKFTDTAIAKLKADKTTWFSDPSVKGLRLCVTPGGVKTWYVVRWDATAQKTRQVKLGPWAAKGTHTVWAKNQIGKIVLDITDGRARTRSERAEERAGVPTLREAFERDLTTRTTRGAAYGGPIHNKTTQGYRATFDKYLSTWADLKVDALDHAAVQRLLDDLADRAPFAAHKLNLVVGFSLRRAERMINGRLPYLVPKLDRNPKMQKRAMAEDVTWKERWACIEQVENEHIRLCWMLRWHTGMRGAMLRGLTWSDVDLDAGTVVVRHGLKHAGTDKRVIALSDRAWAMVRRLSEIRFDDSDWVFPSRRIVGRERGPLDALDRLMIREGVHLNEGDLRHLWSEATQDVDTREMVLRWLCGQRLTDGDTQALGHYGKVPVERQRRVANAISRVIDIRCEASPSNVVEMGSKRA, encoded by the coding sequence ATGCCCCAGATCAAGTTCACCGACACGGCAATTGCCAAGCTCAAGGCCGACAAGACGACCTGGTTTTCAGACCCTTCGGTCAAAGGCCTGCGCCTCTGCGTCACCCCTGGAGGGGTCAAGACCTGGTATGTGGTCAGGTGGGACGCGACGGCCCAAAAGACGCGCCAGGTCAAACTCGGCCCCTGGGCCGCGAAGGGCACCCACACCGTCTGGGCGAAGAACCAGATCGGCAAGATCGTCCTGGACATCACCGACGGACGCGCGCGCACGCGGTCAGAGCGCGCGGAGGAACGTGCAGGGGTGCCCACGTTGCGCGAGGCGTTCGAGCGCGATCTTACGACACGCACGACGCGCGGCGCGGCATACGGCGGGCCGATCCACAACAAGACGACCCAAGGCTACCGCGCGACGTTCGACAAGTACCTCAGCACCTGGGCTGACCTCAAGGTGGACGCGCTCGATCATGCGGCGGTGCAGAGGCTGCTCGACGACTTGGCCGACCGCGCACCGTTCGCTGCGCACAAGCTCAACCTGGTCGTCGGCTTCTCGCTGCGGCGCGCGGAGCGCATGATCAACGGGCGCCTCCCCTACCTGGTCCCCAAGCTTGACCGCAACCCGAAGATGCAGAAGCGCGCGATGGCCGAGGACGTCACCTGGAAAGAGCGCTGGGCGTGCATCGAGCAGGTCGAGAACGAGCACATCCGCCTCTGCTGGATGCTTCGCTGGCATACCGGGATGCGCGGCGCGATGCTGCGCGGCCTGACATGGTCAGACGTTGATCTCGATGCAGGCACGGTTGTCGTGAGGCATGGCCTCAAACACGCGGGAACGGATAAGCGAGTTATAGCGCTGTCTGACCGTGCATGGGCGATGGTCAGGCGGCTGTCAGAAATCAGGTTCGACGATAGCGACTGGGTTTTTCCGTCGCGTCGCATCGTGGGGCGCGAGCGCGGGCCGCTCGACGCCTTGGACCGGCTGATGATCCGAGAAGGCGTCCATCTGAACGAGGGCGACCTGCGCCACCTGTGGTCGGAGGCAACCCAGGACGTTGATACGCGCGAAATGGTGCTGCGCTGGCTCTGCGGGCAGCGGCTGACCGACGGGGACACACAGGCACTCGGGCACTACGGGAAGGTGCCTGTCGAACGTCAGCGCCGCGTTGCGAACGCGATTTCTCGGGTGATCGACATCCGGTGCGAAGCATCACCTAGTAATGTTGTTGAAATGGGATCGAAACGCGCCTAA
- a CDS encoding heme biosynthesis protein HemY: MFWTLFKILAFVAVVIGLAFGAGQLMDSGQTVGLRIVDMEFELGPVQAVIALALLVLAVWLGLKLVGLLVSVLRFMNGDETAVRRFLAHNREKRGLDALLAALLAQASGDGKTAVAKAEKAHALLNRPVITSLLIAQSAELKGNRALAEDHYKRLLGDTRSRFVGVQGLIRAKLDEGDTEKARMLAQKALDMQPAHEATQNTLLKLQTDAEDWQGARKTLQIKKSSGHLPRDVYRRRDAILALQNADALAASDNMARAREAAIEANRLSPDLIPAAVAGARALVAQGKGSYAAKVIKKAWKVQPHPELASAFAAIEKDETPLQRVQRFRKLLALHPDHAETRMLKAELLIAAEDFPAARRALGDLVTTAPTLRALTIMAAVERGEGADDAVVRGWLARALTANRGPQWVCTKCQHVHASWQAICDNCGAFDTLEWRDAPDSAGPSATQTELLPLIVGSLPRPPEDGDSVVAGEVVIDDEGDAPVDHKSA; encoded by the coding sequence ATGTTTTGGACGCTTTTTAAAATCCTTGCCTTCGTGGCCGTGGTCATCGGCCTTGCTTTTGGGGCAGGGCAGTTGATGGACAGCGGACAGACCGTTGGCCTGCGTATTGTAGATATGGAATTTGAACTTGGTCCGGTTCAGGCCGTGATTGCCCTTGCCCTTCTTGTGCTGGCGGTGTGGCTGGGGCTGAAACTCGTGGGCCTTCTGGTGTCGGTGCTGCGCTTTATGAATGGCGATGAAACCGCCGTGCGCCGTTTCCTTGCCCATAACCGCGAAAAACGCGGGCTGGATGCGCTGCTGGCGGCCCTTCTGGCGCAGGCGTCGGGTGATGGCAAAACCGCCGTTGCGAAAGCGGAAAAAGCGCATGCGCTGCTGAACCGTCCCGTCATTACAAGCCTGCTTATTGCACAATCCGCAGAGCTGAAGGGAAACCGCGCCCTTGCCGAAGATCATTACAAACGCCTTCTGGGGGATACGCGCAGCCGGTTTGTCGGGGTTCAGGGGTTGATCCGCGCGAAACTGGACGAAGGCGACACCGAAAAGGCGCGCATGCTGGCACAAAAGGCGCTGGACATGCAGCCCGCCCATGAAGCCACCCAGAACACGCTGCTGAAGCTGCAAACCGATGCCGAAGACTGGCAAGGCGCGCGCAAGACGCTGCAAATCAAGAAATCCAGTGGCCACCTGCCGCGCGATGTTTACCGCAGGCGTGATGCCATTCTGGCCTTGCAAAATGCCGATGCACTGGCCGCGAGCGACAACATGGCGCGCGCCCGCGAAGCCGCGATCGAGGCCAACCGCCTGTCGCCCGACCTTATTCCCGCCGCTGTCGCGGGCGCCCGCGCCCTTGTGGCGCAGGGCAAGGGCAGCTATGCGGCCAAGGTCATCAAGAAAGCGTGGAAAGTGCAGCCGCATCCTGAACTCGCGTCGGCATTTGCCGCGATTGAAAAGGATGAAACACCGCTTCAGCGTGTGCAGCGCTTCCGCAAATTGCTGGCCCTGCATCCCGACCATGCGGAAACCCGCATGCTGAAAGCCGAATTGCTGATTGCCGCCGAAGATTTCCCCGCCGCGCGCCGCGCGCTGGGCGATCTGGTGACCACCGCGCCGACATTGCGCGCCCTGACCATCATGGCCGCGGTCGAACGTGGCGAAGGGGCGGATGATGCGGTGGTGCGCGGCTGGCTGGCGCGTGCGCTGACCGCCAATCGCGGGCCGCAATGGGTGTGCACCAAATGCCAGCATGTGCATGCAAGCTGGCAGGCCATTTGCGACAATTGCGGTGCATTCGATACGCTGGAATGGCGCGATGCGCCCGACAGCGCTGGCCCATCCGCCACCCAGACCGAACTGTTGCCGCTGATCGTGGGCAGCCTGCCGCGCCCGCCAGAAGACGGCGATTCTGTGGTCGCCGGCGAAGTTGTCATTGATGACGAAGGCGACGCGCCTGTTGATCATAAATCTGCCTGA
- a CDS encoding uroporphyrinogen-III synthase, with product MTATLLLTRPELAAQEFAQAATGAGWWGPVVVAPLMQIGHCTPDMSAVAGAGTLVFTSRHGVGAWRALGGRCDLPVWCVGPRTAQAAKDAGFAQIRQAPGGDAVSLRAAILAAGPVPPVLHLRGAHAAMALAAGLNKAGVPAQELVIYHQQACALSAPARALLLRPVTVVVPLFSPRSAHLFSVELEKMPYIVAKLRVIAISRACAAAVDASKCSSVLTVTRPDGDAMLNAVLQVQAELEDSEKPR from the coding sequence ATGACTGCCACGCTTTTACTCACCCGGCCTGAACTGGCGGCGCAGGAATTTGCGCAAGCCGCAACCGGGGCGGGCTGGTGGGGGCCTGTGGTTGTCGCCCCGTTAATGCAGATCGGCCATTGCACGCCCGATATGTCGGCCGTGGCAGGGGCGGGCACGCTGGTGTTTACGTCCCGTCACGGGGTTGGGGCATGGCGGGCGCTGGGGGGCAGGTGTGACTTGCCGGTCTGGTGCGTGGGTCCACGCACGGCGCAGGCCGCAAAGGATGCGGGGTTTGCGCAAATCCGGCAGGCACCGGGGGGCGATGCCGTGTCGTTGCGCGCCGCAATTCTGGCGGCAGGGCCGGTGCCGCCGGTCTTGCATCTGCGCGGCGCGCATGCCGCAATGGCGCTGGCTGCGGGGCTGAACAAGGCGGGCGTGCCCGCACAAGAATTGGTGATCTATCATCAGCAGGCGTGCGCATTGTCAGCGCCCGCGCGCGCGCTTTTGTTGCGCCCTGTGACGGTGGTTGTCCCGCTGTTTTCGCCGCGGTCGGCGCATTTGTTTTCTGTGGAACTCGAGAAAATGCCCTATATTGTTGCCAAGCTGCGTGTAATCGCCATCTCGCGGGCCTGCGCGGCGGCTGTGGATGCCAGTAAATGCAGCAGTGTGTTGACCGTGACCCGCCCCGACGGCGATGCAATGCTGAATGCCGTGTTGCAGGTGCAGGCCGAACTTGAGGATAGTGAAAAGCCGCGATAA
- the tsaD gene encoding tRNA (adenosine(37)-N6)-threonylcarbamoyltransferase complex transferase subunit TsaD, with translation MTPDMPLTVLGLESSCDDTAAAVIRHAPPARAEILSNVVLDQTDLHAAFGGVVPELAARAHAEKLDLAVEAALEQAAVTLEGVDAIAVTAGPGLIGGVLSGVMLAKGLAAATGLPMIGVNHLAGHALTPRLTDGVEFPYLMLLVSGGHCQFLIAHAPDRFTRLGGTIDDAPGEAFDKTAKLLALPQPGGPSVQAHAARGNPARFALPRPLMDRDDCNMSFSGLKTAVLRTRDTLIAEHGGLRATDRADLCAGFQQAVADVLVSKSRRALAEYMTLRPAMPVFAVAGGVAANTLLRAGLEGLARDMRVQFIAPPLALCTDNAAMIAWAGLERLRMGARDDMTLAARPRWPLDQTAAPMLGSGKKGAKA, from the coding sequence ATGACCCCTGACATGCCCTTGACGGTTCTGGGACTTGAAAGCAGTTGCGACGACACCGCCGCAGCGGTAATTCGCCATGCACCGCCTGCGCGCGCAGAAATCCTGTCCAATGTCGTTCTGGACCAGACAGACCTGCATGCGGCCTTTGGCGGTGTGGTGCCGGAACTGGCCGCGCGCGCGCATGCCGAAAAACTGGATCTGGCCGTAGAGGCCGCGCTGGAACAGGCGGCGGTCACACTGGAGGGCGTGGATGCCATCGCGGTCACCGCAGGGCCGGGGCTGATTGGCGGGGTGCTGTCGGGCGTGATGCTGGCCAAGGGGCTGGCAGCCGCCACCGGCCTGCCGATGATCGGCGTGAACCACCTTGCAGGCCACGCGCTGACCCCGCGCCTGACCGACGGGGTGGAATTTCCCTATCTTATGCTGCTGGTATCTGGCGGGCATTGCCAGTTCCTGATCGCACATGCCCCCGACCGCTTCACCCGCCTTGGCGGCACCATCGACGACGCCCCGGGAGAGGCATTTGACAAAACCGCCAAATTGCTGGCCCTGCCCCAACCGGGCGGGCCGTCCGTGCAGGCGCATGCCGCACGCGGCAATCCGGCACGATTTGCCCTGCCCCGCCCGCTGATGGACCGCGATGATTGCAACATGTCGTTTTCGGGCCTGAAGACCGCTGTGCTGCGCACCCGTGACACTTTGATTGCCGAACATGGGGGCTTGCGCGCCACTGACCGCGCCGACCTGTGCGCGGGCTTTCAGCAGGCGGTGGCCGATGTGCTGGTGTCCAAGTCCCGCCGTGCACTGGCGGAATATATGACGCTGCGCCCCGCGATGCCGGTTTTTGCGGTTGCAGGCGGGGTTGCAGCCAATACACTGCTGCGCGCAGGGCTGGAAGGGCTGGCGCGGGACATGAGGGTGCAGTTCATCGCGCCGCCACTGGCGCTGTGCACCGATAACGCCGCGATGATCGCTTGGGCGGGGCTGGAGCGGCTGCGCATGGGCGCACGCGACGACATGACGCTGGCCGCGCGCCCGCGCTGGCCGCTGGACCAAACCGCCGCCCCCATGCTGGGGTCCGGCAAGAAAGGGGCAAAGGCATGA
- a CDS encoding NAD(P)H-dependent glycerol-3-phosphate dehydrogenase: protein MSVAILGAGAFGTALACALGQDAAGRATLWTRDANHARDMARLRENTRRLPGIPLPDGVQITHDLASIDAQTLLLAMPMQAMRGFLQDHETFLKDRVLVACSKGIDLDLLLGPVGVITQTLPDARAALLTGPSFAHDIARGLPTALTLACEDAGLGKALQLELSTNALRLYRNTDVTGAELGGALKNVIAIAAGMVIGAEMGESARAALMARGYAEMQRLALSLGAQPDTLAGLSGLGDLILTCGSDKSRNFRYGFALGSGAEFDTTTTVEGAATARAVARLAQSRGMDMPITRMVAAMIEGYLTVTEARDALLARPLIEE from the coding sequence ATGAGCGTTGCAATCTTGGGCGCGGGTGCATTCGGCACCGCACTGGCCTGTGCACTGGGACAGGATGCAGCGGGTCGGGCCACGCTATGGACCCGCGATGCCAACCACGCGCGCGACATGGCGCGCCTGCGCGAAAACACCCGCCGCCTGCCCGGCATTCCCCTACCTGACGGCGTGCAGATCACCCATGATCTGGCCAGTATCGACGCACAAACCCTGTTGCTGGCCATGCCCATGCAGGCCATGCGCGGGTTCTTGCAAGACCATGAAACATTCCTGAAGGACCGCGTTCTGGTGGCCTGTTCCAAAGGAATTGATCTGGATCTGTTGCTGGGACCTGTCGGCGTCATTACCCAAACCCTGCCCGATGCGCGCGCCGCCCTGCTGACAGGCCCAAGTTTTGCCCATGACATTGCGCGCGGCCTGCCGACCGCGCTGACACTGGCCTGCGAAGACGCGGGATTGGGCAAGGCGCTGCAACTGGAATTGTCCACAAACGCCTTGCGGCTGTATCGCAACACCGATGTGACGGGCGCGGAACTGGGCGGCGCGCTGAAAAATGTGATCGCCATTGCCGCAGGCATGGTGATCGGTGCGGAAATGGGCGAATCCGCGCGCGCGGCATTGATGGCGCGGGGATATGCGGAAATGCAGCGCCTTGCCCTGTCGCTTGGGGCGCAGCCCGACACATTGGCAGGGCTGTCTGGCTTGGGTGATCTTATTCTGACCTGCGGGTCGGACAAATCGCGCAATTTCCGCTACGGGTTTGCATTGGGGTCAGGGGCGGAATTCGACACCACAACCACTGTCGAAGGGGCCGCGACCGCGCGCGCCGTCGCGCGCCTTGCGCAATCGCGCGGCATGGATATGCCCATCACCCGCATGGTTGCCGCCATGATCGAAGGTTACCTGACCGTGACAGAGGCCCGCGACGCCCTGCTGGCCCGCCCCCTGATTGAAGAATAA
- a CDS encoding YciI family protein, whose product MPLYMMVCTDKAGALDIRKANRKAHLDYIAQTGCVQMAGPLLDDAGEMAGSLIVLDLPDMAAATSWGAQDPYAKAGLFDNVRVQEWKKVIG is encoded by the coding sequence ATGCCGCTATACATGATGGTCTGCACCGACAAAGCGGGCGCACTGGACATTCGCAAGGCCAACCGGAAAGCGCATCTGGATTACATCGCACAAACCGGCTGCGTGCAGATGGCAGGCCCGTTGCTGGATGATGCGGGCGAAATGGCAGGGTCGCTGATTGTGCTGGACCTGCCCGACATGGCCGCCGCCACCAGTTGGGGCGCGCAAGACCCTTATGCGAAAGCCGGGCTGTTTGACAACGTGCGCGTGCAGGAATGGAAAAAGGTTATCGGCTGA
- a CDS encoding EVE domain-containing protein — MRYWLMKSEPDAFGWDDLVAKGAAGEEWDGVRNYQARNNMRAMELGDLAFFYHSQSDKAVVGICEVIAAAHPDSTTDDPRWECVDVRAVKPLKHPVTLAMVKDDPRLQEMALVKTSRLSVQPVSPQEWQIICEMGGTDPQD; from the coding sequence ATGCGCTATTGGTTGATGAAATCCGAACCCGACGCCTTTGGCTGGGATGATCTGGTGGCCAAAGGTGCGGCGGGCGAGGAATGGGACGGTGTGCGCAACTATCAGGCGCGCAACAACATGCGCGCGATGGAGCTTGGCGATCTGGCGTTTTTCTATCACTCGCAATCCGACAAGGCGGTGGTGGGGATATGCGAAGTGATCGCCGCCGCCCATCCCGACAGCACCACCGACGATCCGCGCTGGGAATGTGTGGATGTGCGCGCAGTCAAGCCGTTGAAACACCCGGTCACGCTGGCCATGGTCAAGGATGACCCCCGATTGCAGGAAATGGCATTGGTGAAGACATCACGCCTGTCGGTGCAGCCGGTCAGCCCGCAAGAATGGCAGATCATCTGCGAGATGGGCGGGACAGACCCGCAGGATTGA